Proteins from a genomic interval of Clostridium scatologenes:
- a CDS encoding putative manganese-dependent inorganic diphosphatase: protein MNDVVYITGHRNPDTDSICSAISYAEFKNKTGVNAIPIRLGNINRETEFVLNYFGVKEPKLVDTVKAQIGDLNFDSVAPICPDTSLKTAWSMIRKNNVKTLPVVDDEDRLIGLASQSNITSSYMDIWDNNIIQKSGTNLENILDTLSAKCVYAIENEPKFAGKVVVAAMLPESAQEVIEEGDIVICGDREDAQNVCLDCKASLMIIAGNHDVSDTILEKAKSVECCIIITPYDTFTASRLINQSVPVSYVMTKDNLISFKTDDFIEEVREVMLETRYRSYPVVNSENKVVGNVSRYHLISQKKKKVILVDHNEKSQSVPGLDDAEVLEIVDHHRIAAIQTGSPIYFRNEPVGCTATIVASMFFENGIKPSRKIAGLLCAAIISDTLLFKSPTSTNADKHALKRLANLANIDPETFAKQMFKAGSSLEGKTPDEILNQDFKAFTIGGIKVGIGQVSTMDVESFNPIRKDMLDLMENTCKQKEFGLILLMLTNILEGGSELIAVGDHTDAVDEAFGVVLKNNSAYAPGVLSRKKQVVPPLTAAMSK, encoded by the coding sequence ATGAATGATGTAGTGTACATAACAGGACATAGAAATCCGGATACAGATTCTATTTGTTCTGCCATATCTTATGCAGAATTCAAAAATAAAACTGGCGTAAATGCTATTCCCATAAGACTTGGAAACATAAACAGAGAGACTGAATTTGTATTAAATTATTTTGGAGTTAAAGAGCCTAAATTAGTTGATACCGTTAAAGCACAGATAGGAGATTTAAACTTTGATAGCGTTGCTCCGATTTGTCCAGACACTTCCTTAAAAACAGCCTGGTCAATGATAAGAAAAAATAACGTAAAAACTCTTCCTGTAGTTGATGATGAAGATAGACTAATAGGTCTTGCTTCTCAATCAAATATAACTTCTAGTTATATGGATATATGGGATAACAATATAATACAAAAAAGTGGAACAAATCTTGAAAACATACTAGATACACTTTCTGCTAAATGTGTCTATGCAATAGAAAACGAGCCTAAATTTGCAGGTAAAGTAGTAGTTGCTGCTATGCTTCCTGAAAGTGCTCAAGAAGTTATAGAGGAAGGTGACATTGTAATCTGTGGAGATAGAGAAGATGCTCAAAATGTATGCTTAGATTGCAAAGCTTCTCTTATGATTATAGCTGGTAACCACGATGTAAGTGATACTATATTAGAAAAAGCTAAAAGTGTAGAATGCTGTATAATTATAACTCCATATGATACATTTACTGCTTCAAGACTAATAAATCAAAGTGTTCCTGTAAGTTACGTAATGACTAAAGATAACTTAATTTCTTTTAAAACTGATGATTTTATTGAAGAAGTTAGAGAAGTTATGCTTGAAACTAGATACAGAAGTTATCCTGTAGTAAACTCAGAAAATAAAGTTGTAGGAAATGTTTCTAGATATCATTTAATATCTCAAAAAAAGAAAAAGGTAATTCTTGTAGATCATAATGAAAAATCTCAATCCGTACCTGGACTTGATGATGCTGAAGTACTTGAAATAGTAGATCATCACAGAATTGCTGCTATTCAAACAGGTTCCCCAATATATTTTAGAAATGAGCCTGTAGGATGTACTGCTACAATAGTTGCTTCTATGTTCTTTGAAAATGGTATAAAACCATCTAGAAAAATTGCAGGTCTTTTATGTGCTGCTATTATTTCAGATACTCTACTATTTAAATCACCTACATCAACTAATGCTGATAAACATGCATTAAAAAGATTAGCTAACTTAGCTAACATAGATCCTGAAACATTTGCAAAACAAATGTTTAAAGCAGGTTCTTCACTTGAAGGAAAAACACCTGATGAAATACTTAATCAGGATTTCAAAGCATTTACTATAGGTGGAATTAAAGTTGGTATAGGTCAAGTATCTACTATGGATGTTGAAAGCTTCAACCCAATAAGAAAAGATATGTTGGATTTAATGGAAAATACTTGTAAACAAAAAGAATTCGGCTTGATTTTACTTATGCTAACAAATATTCTAGAAGGTGGATCTGAATTAATTGCAGTTGGAGATCATACAGATGCTGTTGACGAAGCCTTTGGTGTAGTATTAAAAAACAACTCTGCATATGCACCTGGAGTACTTTCAAGAAAGAAACAAGTTGTACCACCATTAACAGCAGCAATGTCAAAATAA
- a CDS encoding flagellar basal-body rod protein FlgG, protein MLRILWSSKSAMNAQQDKLDSISNNIANESTEGYKREDVSFQDLVYETLNRKGYPNSGNNPKEPINGTGVRSTNWYRDNTQGPLRQTDSKTDFAIDGEGYFRVTLPNGSKAYERAGSFNVDNNGDIVDKNGNRLDIEFTEEGSNLFNSGTVFTQDNFAVKENGEIYLNVDNTSTVYYGKINVYNPVGQEALSSIGNNLYTANPGAQINIAQNSDVLQGKLEESNVNIGKEFTDMIMAQRAFELSSKAMKTGDEMWGLVNSMKGR, encoded by the coding sequence GTGTTAAGAATTTTATGGAGCAGTAAAAGTGCAATGAATGCTCAACAAGACAAACTAGATAGTATTTCTAATAATATAGCCAATGAAAGTACTGAAGGATACAAAAGAGAAGATGTAAGTTTCCAAGACTTAGTTTATGAAACTTTAAATAGAAAAGGATATCCTAATAGTGGTAATAATCCTAAAGAGCCTATAAATGGAACAGGAGTTAGATCTACAAATTGGTATAGAGATAATACTCAAGGTCCTTTAAGACAAACAGATTCTAAAACAGATTTTGCAATAGATGGGGAAGGATATTTTAGAGTTACTCTTCCTAATGGATCTAAGGCTTATGAGAGAGCAGGAAGTTTTAATGTAGATAATAATGGAGATATTGTAGATAAGAATGGTAACAGGTTAGATATAGAGTTTACAGAGGAAGGATCAAATTTATTTAATTCAGGTACTGTGTTTACTCAAGACAATTTTGCTGTGAAGGAAAATGGAGAAATTTATTTAAATGTTGACAATACTAGCACTGTATATTATGGAAAGATTAATGTTTATAATCCAGTAGGACAAGAGGCTTTAAGTTCTATAGGTAACAACTTGTATACAGCTAATCCAGGAGCACAAATTAATATTGCACAAAATAGCGATGTACTTCAAGGTAAATTGGAAGAATCAAATGTAAATATCGGAAAAGAATTTACAGATATGATAATGGCACAAAGAGCTTTTGAACTTAGTTCTAAAGCTATGAAAACAGGTGACGAAATGTGGGGACTCGTGAATAGTATGAAGGGTAGATAA
- a CDS encoding flagellar basal-body rod protein FlgG has protein sequence MIRSLYTAISGMITQEAKQDVITNNLANATTVGFKGDNLAVKKFDDVVLQNYDKIVAGKNVRNVLGSISLGSKIDTVNTDFTQGNIEATDKATDFAIEGKGFFVVQRNNGVDNGQYYTRDGHFHVNINGILVNDSGDTVLARNLQNNSLGSINVGSGELKCDTSGNVSINNVPMYKMYTVDFNDYNTLKKVGDNLYQGTNPTENTAVVRQRALEKSNVNVVNEMVSMLTTMRTFETNQKIVQSLDETLSKAANEIGSVR, from the coding sequence ATGATAAGAAGTCTTTATACTGCAATTTCAGGAATGATAACTCAGGAAGCCAAACAGGATGTAATAACTAATAATTTAGCTAATGCAACTACAGTAGGTTTTAAAGGTGATAATTTAGCTGTTAAAAAATTTGATGATGTAGTACTCCAAAATTATGACAAAATAGTTGCAGGAAAAAATGTAAGGAATGTATTAGGATCAATAAGTCTTGGAAGTAAAATAGATACTGTAAATACTGATTTTACTCAAGGAAATATAGAAGCAACGGATAAAGCTACAGATTTTGCTATAGAAGGAAAGGGTTTTTTCGTAGTACAGAGGAACAATGGTGTGGACAACGGACAATATTATACGCGAGATGGTCACTTTCATGTAAATATTAATGGAATTCTTGTTAATGATTCTGGTGATACAGTATTAGCCAGAAACTTGCAAAATAATTCTTTAGGTTCTATAAATGTAGGAAGTGGAGAATTGAAATGTGATACTAGTGGTAATGTAAGTATAAATAATGTGCCAATGTATAAGATGTATACAGTAGATTTCAATGATTACAATACCTTAAAAAAGGTAGGAGATAATCTTTATCAAGGTACAAATCCTACAGAAAATACGGCAGTTGTTAGACAAAGAGCCTTGGAAAAATCTAATGTAAATGTAGTTAATGAAATGGTTAGTATGCTTACCACTATGAGAACTTTTGAAACTAATCAAAAAATTGTACAATCACTTGATGAAACTTTATCTAAAGCGGCTAATGAAATTGGATCTGTAAGATAG
- a CDS encoding FliA/WhiG family RNA polymerase sigma factor gives MALADGLDVKEELVKKYIPLVKYIASRVIIGKTKYIEYEDLVSYGMLGLMDAIGKFDDTRGMKFSTYSSIRIKGAMIDEIRKNSPISKGAMDKLNRYNAAVERLQKTLGREPSDKEISNELKITLKEMIEIENYINYISIVSLEDLIFSEDDDIPLIGTIQDNKSPSPEKNLEEKEELEYLAKSLDMLNEKDKTVLSLYYYEGLTLKEIGKVLSVSESRVCQLHSRAIVHLRSAMQKLKYI, from the coding sequence ATGGCATTGGCAGATGGCCTGGATGTTAAGGAAGAGCTGGTAAAAAAATATATACCTTTAGTTAAATATATTGCATCAAGAGTTATAATAGGCAAAACAAAATATATAGAATATGAAGATTTAGTTAGTTACGGAATGCTTGGGCTCATGGATGCTATAGGTAAATTTGATGATACTAGAGGAATGAAGTTTTCCACTTATTCTTCGATAAGAATAAAAGGTGCAATGATAGATGAAATAAGAAAAAATAGTCCTATTTCTAAAGGAGCTATGGACAAGCTAAATAGATATAATGCTGCAGTAGAGAGACTTCAAAAGACTTTAGGAAGGGAACCTTCTGATAAGGAAATATCTAATGAACTTAAAATAACATTAAAAGAAATGATAGAAATAGAAAATTATATAAATTATATATCTATTGTTTCATTAGAAGACTTAATATTCTCAGAAGATGATGATATTCCTCTAATTGGAACTATACAGGATAACAAAAGTCCAAGTCCAGAAAAAAATTTAGAAGAAAAAGAAGAATTGGAATATCTAGCAAAATCATTGGATATGCTTAATGAAAAGGATAAAACAGTTTTATCTTTATATTATTACGAAGGTTTGACATTGAAAGAGATTGGAAAAGTTTTAAGTGTATCAGAATCTAGAGTGTGTCAGCTTCATAGTAGAGCTATTGTACATTTGAGAAGTGCAATGCAAAAGCTTAAATATATATAA
- a CDS encoding flagellar brake protein, with translation MSEKVEFLINGKIEIEMEDGYYKSNIQDITEEYVAISIPVNNGQYLPLRKEERITGVYYYDKEIYRFETVVLGRKVDKILIIMIKKPNAFIKLQRRNFVRIPFMTNVVCARINLVKDMKSIGDNQIEFFEAYSLDISGGGMRLAVDRELEQKVNCKDILMVTIPLQQESITVKTKIVRVESDKKSPKIIYGTVFLDLDKTTRETIIKLVFHIMRNQMKNGVKGD, from the coding sequence ATGAGTGAAAAGGTAGAATTTTTAATTAACGGTAAAATAGAAATTGAAATGGAAGATGGATATTATAAAAGTAATATTCAAGATATTACAGAAGAATATGTAGCAATAAGTATACCGGTAAATAATGGTCAATATCTACCTTTAAGGAAAGAAGAAAGAATTACTGGTGTATACTATTATGATAAAGAAATATATAGATTTGAAACTGTAGTTTTAGGAAGAAAAGTAGATAAAATACTTATTATAATGATAAAGAAGCCTAATGCTTTTATAAAATTACAGAGAAGAAATTTTGTCAGAATTCCTTTTATGACTAATGTGGTTTGTGCAAGAATAAATTTGGTAAAAGATATGAAAAGTATAGGGGATAATCAAATAGAGTTCTTTGAAGCATACTCACTGGATATAAGTGGAGGCGGTATGAGACTTGCTGTTGACAGAGAGTTAGAACAAAAAGTAAACTGTAAGGATATTTTAATGGTAACAATCCCTTTACAACAAGAAAGTATTACTGTAAAAACTAAGATAGTAAGGGTAGAAAGTGATAAGAAAAGTCCTAAAATTATTTATGGAACTGTTTTTTTAGACTTAGATAAAACTACCCGAGAAACTATAATAAAACTGGTTTTTCATATTATGAGAAATCAGATGAAAAATGGAGTAAAGGGGGATTAG
- a CDS encoding MinD/ParA family protein, with translation MMDQAEKLRNLVQKEKIVKQGSKLGSSKPRIITVTSGKGGVGKSNFVVNAAIALQKMGKKVLIFDADIGMGNDDVLMGFLPKFNVYDIIFDNKSIEEVVIEGTLGVKLLPGGTGISKFEEVTEAQRESFIEKLSELNDIDYIIIDTGAGVNRSVLGFIACSEELILITTPEPTSLTDAYSLLKTVNHFKLKKSAKVLVNKTIDAEEGEATYNKFSNVVKKFLNIELQYLGHMSEDKKLIKAVRSQEPFLTSYPNSTVAKDVEHIVKKIAGIENEKGGKSVQDLFKKIFNIFS, from the coding sequence ATGATGGATCAGGCTGAAAAATTAAGAAATCTAGTGCAAAAAGAAAAAATAGTAAAACAAGGAAGTAAATTAGGTTCATCTAAACCAAGAATTATTACTGTAACTTCTGGTAAAGGAGGAGTTGGTAAAAGTAATTTTGTAGTAAATGCAGCTATTGCACTACAAAAGATGGGGAAAAAAGTACTTATATTTGATGCAGATATAGGTATGGGGAATGATGACGTACTTATGGGATTTTTGCCAAAATTTAACGTATATGATATAATATTTGATAATAAATCTATAGAAGAAGTAGTAATTGAAGGGACACTTGGAGTAAAACTTCTTCCAGGAGGAACTGGTATTTCAAAGTTTGAAGAAGTAACAGAAGCTCAGAGAGAGTCTTTTATAGAAAAGTTATCAGAATTGAATGATATTGATTATATAATAATTGATACTGGTGCAGGTGTAAATAGAAGTGTACTTGGTTTTATTGCTTGCTCCGAAGAATTAATACTTATTACTACTCCAGAACCAACTTCACTTACAGATGCTTATAGTCTTCTTAAAACAGTAAATCATTTTAAATTGAAGAAGTCTGCTAAGGTTTTAGTGAATAAGACCATAGATGCAGAAGAGGGTGAAGCTACGTATAATAAATTTAGTAATGTAGTAAAAAAGTTTTTAAATATAGAATTACAGTATTTAGGTCACATGAGTGAGGATAAAAAACTTATTAAAGCCGTAAGAAGTCAGGAGCCTTTTTTAACAAGTTACCCTAATTCAACAGTAGCTAAGGATGTAGAACATATAGTAAAAAAAATAGCAGGTATTGAAAATGAAAAAGGTGGAAAAAGTGTACAGGATTTATTTAAAAAAATATTCAATATATTTTCATAA
- the flhF gene encoding flagellar biosynthesis protein FlhF, protein MVIKRYIVNSMSEALTRIRYELGKDAVIISQRRIRKGGFWGFFSKKVLEVTAAVDNKKPSRNVSSGENVEESIKAIKKIMNSKIKENEKQIKESNIQSNNEERKRTEVIFDENYKLMLEKNNGQLINEVKEMRSMLDEMVKGSNITIGKSKVQLYLEKMDIEDEVVKYIMNEMKMMSDDITDKEKIKKVMEHVILTRPMQESNVVVLVGPTGVGKTTTIAKLAGKMALLEGKKVGLITIDTYRIGAVEQLKTYADIMNIPFKVVLTIKEMEAAVESMSNCDVILVDTTGRSSKNTMQISELRAFIEKVNTDNVNLVMSCTTKNRDIDVILDGYKPLNYSNIIITKLDETSTYGSIINICKDSKKPITFVTTGQNVPDDIKFITSKEITNLILGEDSI, encoded by the coding sequence ATGGTAATTAAAAGGTACATAGTTAATAGCATGAGCGAAGCACTTACTAGAATAAGATATGAATTAGGAAAAGATGCCGTTATAATAAGCCAGAGAAGGATAAGAAAAGGAGGCTTTTGGGGATTTTTTTCAAAAAAAGTTTTAGAAGTTACAGCAGCCGTGGATAATAAGAAACCATCTAGAAATGTAAGCAGTGGAGAAAATGTAGAAGAAAGTATAAAAGCTATAAAAAAGATAATGAATAGTAAAATAAAAGAAAATGAAAAGCAAATTAAAGAAAGTAATATACAATCCAATAATGAGGAAAGAAAAAGAACTGAAGTTATTTTTGATGAAAATTATAAGCTGATGCTAGAGAAAAATAATGGACAACTTATCAATGAAGTAAAAGAAATGAGAAGTATGTTAGATGAAATGGTTAAAGGATCGAATATAACTATTGGCAAGAGCAAAGTGCAATTATATTTAGAAAAAATGGATATAGAAGATGAAGTTGTTAAATATATAATGAATGAAATGAAAATGATGTCTGATGATATCACTGATAAAGAAAAAATTAAGAAAGTAATGGAACATGTTATACTTACAAGGCCTATGCAAGAAAGTAATGTAGTAGTTCTTGTTGGACCAACAGGAGTCGGAAAAACTACGACTATTGCAAAGTTAGCAGGTAAGATGGCACTTTTAGAAGGAAAAAAGGTAGGGCTTATAACTATAGATACATATAGAATAGGTGCAGTAGAGCAGCTTAAAACTTATGCAGATATAATGAATATACCTTTTAAAGTAGTTTTAACTATAAAGGAAATGGAAGCAGCAGTAGAAAGTATGAGCAACTGCGATGTAATATTAGTAGATACTACAGGAAGAAGCAGTAAAAATACTATGCAGATATCAGAACTAAGAGCTTTTATAGAAAAGGTTAATACTGATAATGTAAATTTAGTAATGAGTTGTACTACAAAAAATAGAGATATAGATGTAATACTTGATGGATATAAGCCTTTAAATTATAGTAATATAATAATTACTAAGTTGGATGAAACTTCTACATATGGTTCCATAATAAACATATGTAAAGATTCAAAAAAACCAATAACCTTTGTTACAACAGGACAAAATGTTCCAGATGATATAAAGTTTATTACTTCAAAAGAAATAACTAATCTTATACTAGGAGAGGATAGTATATGA
- the flhA gene encoding flagellar biosynthesis protein FlhA, which yields MAFVVISVVMMIIIPLPSGILDILIAFNITVSVVIILLTMFTTEVLQFSVFPTLLLITTLFRLALNVSSTRLILRDAYAGEVINSFGSFVVGGNYVVGVIIYLIIIIIQFIVITNGAGRVSEVSARFTLDAMPGKQMSIDADLNSGLIDESGARKRREDLQHEADFYGAMDGASKFVKGDAIAGLIITVINIIAGIIIGAVMLNMDVATAAQTYTKLTIGDGLVTQIPALLISTASGILVTRSGSKENFGTLAIKQLTGFPKVIAIAAVVLLFLAIIPGLPHFAFFMLSVACGTAAFLLYKDAKEQVMQQMEVEQQEIVETESKEPENVMNLISVEPMEVEIGYGLIPMADEAAGGDLLQRVTSVRRQCAIEMGIVVQPIRIRDNLQLKTNEYVVKIRGTVMAKGELMPNMLLCMDPTNGETEIPGIKTVEPSFGIPAVWINNDQREEAEIKGFTVVDPTTVMVTHLTETIKNHSYELLGRQEVKVIVDSVKEKYSAVVEELIPDLLTIGELQKVLQNLLKERVSIKDMVTIMESLADNSRTTKDIEVLTEYVRFALGRSICNPLVDENGAVSVVTLDPKIEDLIGNNIQKSMQGSFPAIDPDTTGKILGSVKNTLDSVYFYENQPVVLVSPKIRPAFRKLIEMVFPAVNVLSLNEIPNEIEIKTEGVISI from the coding sequence ATGGCTTTTGTAGTTATATCTGTGGTAATGATGATCATAATACCATTACCTTCAGGAATACTAGATATACTTATAGCATTTAACATTACCGTATCCGTAGTGATTATACTTTTAACAATGTTTACCACAGAGGTTTTACAGTTTTCTGTATTTCCAACATTACTTTTAATTACTACTTTGTTTAGGTTAGCTCTTAATGTATCTTCTACAAGATTAATACTTAGAGATGCCTATGCAGGAGAAGTAATTAATTCCTTTGGAAGCTTTGTTGTAGGTGGAAATTACGTAGTAGGTGTAATTATATATCTTATTATAATAATTATACAATTTATAGTAATTACTAACGGAGCAGGCAGAGTATCAGAAGTTTCAGCTAGATTTACATTAGATGCTATGCCTGGTAAACAAATGAGTATAGATGCTGATTTGAATTCAGGACTTATTGATGAAAGTGGTGCTAGGAAAAGAAGAGAAGATTTACAGCATGAAGCAGATTTTTATGGGGCTATGGATGGTGCTTCAAAGTTTGTAAAAGGAGATGCTATAGCAGGACTTATAATTACAGTAATAAATATTATAGCTGGTATTATAATAGGTGCTGTAATGCTTAATATGGATGTAGCAACTGCTGCACAAACTTATACAAAGCTTACTATAGGTGATGGACTTGTAACGCAAATACCAGCACTTTTAATATCTACAGCTTCAGGTATATTAGTTACTCGTTCAGGTAGTAAAGAGAACTTTGGTACCTTAGCTATAAAGCAATTAACTGGATTTCCAAAGGTTATAGCAATAGCAGCAGTAGTTCTTTTGTTTCTAGCTATAATACCTGGTCTTCCACACTTTGCATTTTTTATGTTATCTGTAGCTTGTGGAACAGCTGCATTTCTTCTTTATAAAGATGCTAAGGAACAAGTTATGCAGCAAATGGAAGTTGAACAGCAGGAGATAGTGGAAACAGAAAGTAAGGAACCAGAGAATGTAATGAACTTGATTTCTGTTGAACCTATGGAGGTAGAAATAGGCTATGGACTTATTCCTATGGCAGATGAGGCTGCAGGTGGAGATTTACTTCAAAGAGTAACTTCTGTAAGACGTCAATGTGCTATAGAAATGGGCATAGTAGTTCAGCCTATTAGAATAAGAGATAATCTTCAATTGAAAACTAATGAATATGTAGTAAAAATAAGAGGAACTGTAATGGCAAAAGGAGAGCTTATGCCAAACATGCTTTTATGTATGGATCCTACAAATGGTGAAACAGAAATCCCAGGTATTAAAACAGTGGAACCATCTTTTGGCATTCCAGCAGTTTGGATAAATAATGACCAAAGAGAAGAAGCAGAAATAAAAGGGTTTACAGTAGTAGATCCAACTACTGTTATGGTCACTCATTTGACAGAAACTATAAAGAATCATTCCTATGAATTATTAGGAAGACAGGAAGTTAAAGTTATTGTAGATTCAGTAAAAGAAAAGTATAGTGCAGTAGTAGAAGAATTGATACCAGATTTACTTACTATAGGTGAGCTCCAAAAGGTACTTCAAAATCTTTTAAAAGAAAGAGTGTCAATTAAAGATATGGTAACTATAATGGAATCATTAGCGGATAACTCTAGAACTACAAAAGATATTGAAGTTTTAACAGAATATGTAAGATTTGCTCTTGGAAGAAGTATTTGTAATCCACTTGTAGATGAAAATGGAGCTGTATCTGTAGTTACACTAGATCCTAAAATAGAAGATCTTATAGGAAATAATATACAAAAATCTATGCAAGGATCATTCCCAGCCATAGATCCAGATACTACAGGTAAAATTTTAGGTTCTGTAAAAAATACTTTAGATTCTGTGTATTTTTATGAAAACCAACCAGTAGTATTGGTATCTCCTAAAATACGACCTGCTTTTAGAAAGCTTATAGAAATGGTTTTTCCAGCAGTAAATGTATTGTCTCTTAATGAAATACCAAATGAAATAGAGATAAAAACTGAAGGGGTGATTTCGATATAA
- a CDS encoding fused FliR family export protein/FlhB family type III secretion system protein, giving the protein MFCFFVVVPIFFPSGTPATVKVGITLIMAYILIPGVDYAGINNINNNLPFIINCMNEAVAGFTLGFITNLCFNSVRFAGNIMDMQVGFSMMTMFDPTSSSNTTLIEHILYWFSMVIFFIVDGHHMLIKALMESFKVIKLGNFFLNQNSINLIIRVFIEYFEIAVKIAIPIVLIILITDITMGLVSRTVPQLNVMILGMPVKILVGLGAFCFALPIFLKMIENSFYGMQDAINGFYKTIPLLIIFASDDKTEEATPKKKSDARKKGQIAKSKEIALAFTLLASTLVIVALGGYVGNGLKNTLIVFLNNYLTMSLSYDSVQKILFIVVWRIGIIFLPVVLPIMLMGVLANFLQTGALITSEPLKPDLSKLNPINGFKRMFSMRTVMELFKDLAMISIVGFVGYKFVKDNYQYILTLGSLNAQAIAAAISKLTINIFFRITILMIIIAIIDYVYQRFQHNKDLKMSKQEVKEEYKQDEGDPQVKSKIKQKQREMATRRMMQEVPKATVVVTNPTHIAVALKYEEGLEAPVVAAKGADRVALKIKEIAKENDVPIIENKPLARLMYSEVELDEEIPMNMYEAVAEILALVYKIKERK; this is encoded by the coding sequence ATGTTTTGTTTTTTTGTAGTAGTCCCTATATTTTTTCCAAGTGGAACTCCAGCTACAGTTAAGGTAGGGATAACCTTAATTATGGCATACATATTGATACCTGGTGTTGATTATGCAGGTATCAACAATATAAATAATAATTTACCATTTATTATAAACTGTATGAATGAAGCAGTTGCAGGATTTACATTAGGTTTTATAACAAATTTATGCTTTAATAGTGTGCGCTTTGCTGGTAACATCATGGATATGCAGGTTGGGTTTTCTATGATGACAATGTTTGATCCAACCTCAAGCAGTAATACTACGCTCATAGAACATATATTATATTGGTTTAGCATGGTAATTTTCTTTATAGTAGATGGACACCATATGCTTATAAAAGCTTTAATGGAAAGCTTTAAAGTTATAAAATTGGGAAATTTTTTCTTAAATCAAAATTCAATAAACTTGATAATAAGAGTATTTATTGAGTATTTTGAAATAGCAGTGAAAATAGCAATACCTATAGTATTGATAATTCTTATAACAGATATAACTATGGGACTTGTTTCTAGAACAGTTCCACAGTTGAATGTAATGATACTTGGAATGCCAGTAAAAATACTTGTAGGACTTGGAGCGTTTTGCTTTGCACTTCCTATATTTTTAAAAATGATAGAAAACTCTTTTTATGGAATGCAAGATGCCATAAATGGATTTTATAAAACTATACCTCTACTTATAATATTCGCATCTGATGACAAAACTGAAGAGGCTACACCGAAAAAAAAGAGTGATGCTAGAAAAAAAGGGCAAATAGCTAAGAGTAAAGAAATAGCATTAGCATTTACGTTACTTGCTTCTACTCTGGTTATTGTAGCTTTAGGTGGTTATGTAGGCAATGGACTTAAAAATACATTGATAGTTTTTTTAAATAATTATTTAACTATGTCATTAAGTTATGATAGTGTGCAAAAAATATTATTTATAGTTGTATGGAGAATAGGAATAATATTCCTTCCAGTTGTGCTTCCAATTATGCTTATGGGAGTACTAGCAAATTTTCTTCAAACAGGAGCACTTATTACTTCAGAACCATTAAAACCTGATTTATCAAAGCTGAATCCTATAAATGGATTTAAAAGAATGTTTTCAATGAGAACAGTTATGGAGCTTTTTAAAGATTTAGCTATGATATCAATAGTGGGTTTTGTAGGTTATAAGTTTGTAAAAGATAATTATCAGTACATACTTACTTTAGGAAGTCTTAATGCACAAGCAATAGCAGCTGCAATAAGTAAGCTTACAATTAATATATTTTTTAGAATAACTATATTAATGATCATTATTGCAATAATAGATTATGTTTATCAGAGATTTCAACATAATAAGGACTTAAAGATGTCCAAACAGGAAGTAAAAGAAGAATATAAGCAAGATGAGGGAGATCCTCAAGTTAAAAGCAAAATAAAACAAAAGCAAAGGGAAATGGCTACTAGAAGAATGATGCAGGAAGTTCCTAAGGCTACTGTGGTTGTTACTAACCCTACTCATATAGCTGTTGCACTTAAATATGAGGAAGGACTAGAGGCTCCAGTGGTAGCTGCCAAGGGAGCAGATAGAGTTGCATTAAAGATAAAAGAAATAGCTAAAGAAAATGATGTCCCTATAATTGAAAATAAACCTCTTGCAAGGCTTATGTACAGTGAAGTTGAACTGGATGAGGAAATTCCAATGAACATGTATGAAGCTGTAGCAGAAATATTAGCACTAGTATATAAAATTAAAGAACGTAAGTAA